A genomic stretch from Bifidobacterium sp. ESL0769 includes:
- a CDS encoding decaprenyl-phosphate phosphoribosyltransferase yields MKYLKLMRVQHYLKNLLIFAALVCSGEFFNTRKFIADIIGFASFCLISSVVYIINDIRDCDKDRRHPTKRNRPIANGSVSIRSAWILAIVLFLLSMVMNGFVLHVVSTAVLLLYLILNIGYSFGLKNIPLLDVAILVAGFIIRVVYGAMISDITISNWLYLAVISLSFYFAFGKRRNELQQSLQSNQKRDRETRAVLKYYTVGFLDKSMNMCMTLAIAFYSLWSIDAGTASRYHGKYVIFTVPLVLLIVLKYSLTIEKGSDGDPVEVLLHDKVLLLLCAIYMVAMAVMLYL; encoded by the coding sequence ATGAAATATTTGAAATTGATGCGCGTGCAGCATTATCTAAAAAATCTGTTGATCTTTGCGGCGCTAGTTTGCAGCGGAGAGTTCTTTAACACCCGTAAATTCATTGCTGATATTATCGGGTTTGCTTCATTCTGTTTGATTTCTTCTGTTGTTTACATCATCAACGATATTCGTGATTGTGATAAAGATCGTCGACATCCCACGAAACGAAATCGTCCTATAGCAAATGGGTCGGTCAGCATCCGCAGCGCATGGATATTAGCTATAGTGTTGTTCTTGCTGTCCATGGTCATGAACGGTTTTGTACTTCATGTTGTTTCCACTGCCGTATTGCTGCTTTACTTGATCCTTAATATTGGATATAGCTTTGGCTTGAAAAATATTCCGTTACTCGATGTCGCCATACTCGTGGCAGGATTCATTATCCGAGTGGTCTATGGTGCCATGATTTCTGACATCACTATTTCGAATTGGCTATATTTGGCAGTTATCTCGCTCTCTTTTTATTTTGCATTTGGCAAACGAAGAAATGAACTGCAGCAAAGCCTGCAATCCAATCAAAAACGTGACAGGGAAACGCGTGCTGTTCTTAAATACTATACGGTAGGATTTTTGGATAAAAGCATGAATATGTGTATGACGTTGGCCATAGCGTTTTACTCATTGTGGAGTATCGATGCGGGTACAGCCTCTCGGTATCATGGTAAATATGTAATTTTTACAGTTCCTTTGGTCTTGCTTATTGTGTTGAAATATAGTCTCACTATTGAAAAGGGATCTGACGGTGATCCTGTTGAAGTATTGCTACACGATAAGGTATTGCTATTGCTTTGCGCCATTTACATGGTCGCTATGGCTGTCATGTTGTATTTATGA